Proteins from a genomic interval of Nocardia sp. BMG51109:
- a CDS encoding Fpg/Nei family DNA glycosylase: MPELPEIVALERFLAEHAVGAVVGRVDVAALSVLKTFDPPITALSGRDVTASGHWGKHLGLRCGELWLITHLSRGGWLRWIDEPSPNPPKPGRGPLALRMHFFTPEGATPAFDLTEAGTKKRLAVWIVSDPQEVPGIARLGPDALAVGEDQFAEILRGTSQRLKTALADQALLAGIGNAYSDEILHTAKLSPFATAGTLGPEKTAQLYAAMRAVLTDAVDRSVGQDAARLKGEKRSGMRVHARTGLPCPVCGDTVREVAYADKSFQYCPTCQTGGKILADRRMSRLLK, from the coding sequence GTGCCCGAGTTACCCGAAATCGTGGCGCTCGAGCGATTCTTGGCCGAGCATGCGGTGGGCGCGGTTGTCGGGCGGGTGGATGTCGCGGCGCTGAGCGTGCTGAAGACGTTCGATCCGCCGATCACCGCGCTGTCCGGTCGTGACGTGACGGCGTCGGGGCACTGGGGCAAACACCTGGGTCTGCGCTGCGGCGAGCTGTGGCTGATCACGCACCTGTCCCGGGGCGGCTGGCTGCGCTGGATCGATGAGCCGAGCCCGAACCCGCCCAAGCCGGGCCGCGGCCCGCTGGCGCTGCGGATGCACTTCTTCACGCCCGAGGGCGCCACCCCGGCCTTCGACCTGACCGAGGCGGGCACCAAGAAGCGGCTCGCGGTATGGATCGTGTCCGATCCGCAGGAGGTTCCCGGGATCGCCCGGCTCGGCCCCGATGCGCTGGCGGTCGGGGAGGATCAGTTCGCCGAGATCCTGCGCGGCACCTCGCAGCGACTGAAGACCGCGCTCGCCGACCAGGCGCTGCTCGCCGGCATCGGCAACGCCTATTCCGACGAGATCCTGCACACCGCGAAGCTGTCCCCGTTCGCCACCGCGGGCACCCTCGGCCCCGAGAAGACGGCGCAGCTCTACGCTGCCATGCGCGCCGTTCTCACCGATGCGGTGGACCGCTCCGTCGGCCAGGACGCCGCCCGGCTCAAGGGCGAGAAACGCTCGGGCATGCGGGTGCACGCCCGTACCGGTCTGCCGTGCCCGGTCTGCGGCGACACGGTCCGCGAGGTCGCCTACGCCGACAAGTCGTTCCAGTACTGCCCCACCTGCCAGACCGGCGGAAAGATCCTCGCCGACCGCCGAATGTCGCGGCTGCTGAAGTAG
- a CDS encoding carboxylesterase/lipase family protein — protein sequence MVTDIPTAEGVVRGHRGRRVLRWRSIPYAAPPVGELRFRAPQPVRPWSGVRETTDFGFAAVQHRDGARIGPRYIQPTGEDCLTLNVTAPAAPSSAPRPVMVFIHGGGYVFGTSALGLYSGARLALRGDVIVVSMNYRLGAFGYVDFSEFSTAARTFDSNLGLRDQVAALEWVQRNIAAFGGDPGNVTIFGESAGGHAVVSLFATPAAAGLFHRGIAESPPADWALTADEGRRFARLCLEKLDVAPGDTATALTALSANDIRKGVSRAIGKVLWEQPGSFPIAPVADGDYLPRTPIDAFADGSAQALPLIIGTNRNEGTLFQRFDRSLPTTEEQLHTALTRCGGSELERRVVAAYPGYPARKVAVRMGGDFVFWRPTVEVLAGHSRHAPAYSYRLDFSPRAVRIAGFGATHALDLIPVFGGVDSSVGRVLTAAGGYRGFLAVQNEFQDNWLSFARTGKPLASWPEYTEQRRSTRIMDHPARVEVDPDRTKRLTWEGVRVPALT from the coding sequence GTGGTAACAGATATTCCGACCGCCGAGGGCGTCGTCCGCGGCCATCGTGGCCGTCGCGTGTTGCGCTGGCGGTCGATTCCCTACGCCGCTCCCCCGGTCGGGGAGCTGCGCTTCCGTGCGCCGCAGCCGGTGCGGCCCTGGTCCGGGGTCCGCGAGACGACCGACTTCGGCTTCGCGGCCGTGCAGCACCGCGACGGTGCGCGGATCGGCCCGCGCTACATCCAGCCGACCGGGGAGGACTGCCTGACGCTGAACGTCACCGCCCCGGCCGCGCCGTCGTCGGCACCGCGCCCGGTGATGGTGTTCATCCACGGCGGCGGGTACGTCTTCGGCACCTCGGCGCTCGGGCTGTACTCGGGTGCGCGGCTGGCGCTGCGCGGCGACGTGATCGTGGTGTCGATGAACTATCGGCTCGGCGCCTTCGGATATGTCGATTTCAGCGAATTTTCCACTGCGGCACGGACTTTCGACTCGAACCTGGGCCTGCGCGACCAGGTCGCGGCGCTGGAGTGGGTGCAGCGCAATATCGCGGCGTTCGGCGGAGATCCCGGCAATGTCACCATCTTCGGCGAATCCGCAGGGGGCCACGCGGTGGTGAGCCTGTTCGCCACACCGGCGGCCGCCGGGCTGTTCCACCGCGGCATCGCGGAGAGCCCGCCCGCCGACTGGGCGCTGACGGCCGACGAAGGACGCCGGTTCGCGCGGCTGTGCCTCGAGAAGCTCGATGTCGCACCGGGGGACACCGCCACCGCGCTGACGGCCCTGAGCGCCAACGATATTCGCAAGGGCGTCAGCCGGGCGATCGGTAAGGTGCTGTGGGAGCAGCCGGGCAGTTTTCCGATCGCACCGGTCGCGGACGGAGACTACCTGCCGCGCACGCCGATCGACGCGTTCGCCGACGGGAGCGCGCAGGCGCTGCCGCTGATCATCGGCACGAATCGCAACGAGGGCACGTTGTTCCAGCGGTTCGACCGGTCGCTGCCCACCACCGAGGAGCAGCTGCACACCGCCCTGACCCGGTGCGGCGGAAGCGAACTCGAACGACGGGTCGTCGCGGCCTACCCCGGCTATCCGGCCCGCAAGGTGGCGGTGCGGATGGGCGGCGACTTCGTGTTCTGGCGGCCGACCGTCGAGGTCCTGGCGGGACACAGCCGGCACGCGCCCGCCTATTCCTACCGCCTCGATTTCTCCCCGCGCGCGGTGCGAATAGCCGGGTTCGGCGCGACGCACGCGCTCGATCTGATCCCGGTGTTCGGTGGCGTGGACTCTTCGGTGGGACGGGTCCTGACCGCGGCCGGTGGTTATCGCGGATTCCTCGCGGTACAGAACGAATTCCAGGACAACTGGTTGTCGTTCGCGCGCACCGGAAAACCGCTCGCGTCCTGGCCGGAGTACACCGAGCAGCGGCGCAGCACCCGGATCATGGACCACCCCGCCCGCGTCGAGGTCGATCCCGATCGCACGAAACGCCTTACCTGGGAAGGAGTCCGGGTCCCAGCGCTGACCTGA
- a CDS encoding DUF2630 family protein, whose amino-acid sequence MTEQDILTRIKDLVDREHQLRSKTESGALDPERERAQLADLEVMLDQCWDLLRQRRASTDRGENPDEAQAGSAKQVEGYLQ is encoded by the coding sequence ATGACCGAACAGGACATCCTCACGCGCATCAAGGACCTGGTGGATCGTGAGCATCAGCTGCGGTCCAAGACCGAGAGCGGGGCGCTCGATCCGGAGCGCGAGCGCGCACAGCTGGCCGATCTCGAGGTGATGCTGGACCAGTGCTGGGATCTGCTGCGCCAGCGGCGGGCCAGCACCGATCGCGGCGAGAATCCGGACGAGGCACAGGCCGGATCCGCCAAGCAGGTCGAGGGTTACCTCCAGTAA
- a CDS encoding PLP-dependent aminotransferase family protein, whose translation MTVPEDLPLALDRGAARPLAVQIAHGLRSAAIEGRLRGGDRLPSSRALANRLGVSRTVVVAAFDQLHAEGWLTGRRGSGTYLTASPAPVTEHRTAAAADEFDTARYDLASGAPCTEAIDRAAWRRAWRAASDRIPLVRKDRRGDPEYRAAVAEHLLRHRGLATTEDAVVLATAGTSTAVGELAGALLRPGDTVAMEDPGYQRAVGAFRAAGMRVLPVPVDAEGLRVDLIEPGVKAVYCTPAHQFPLGARMPAGRRVELVEFARRTGALVIEDDYDGELRYDTAPLPLLATLAPDVVVHLGTTSKIFTPALGVGWLVAVPWIAKAVVAHREYTGTGPAPVGQSVVAELARHGDLARHLRRLRRAMPPRRAIVVDELRGRGLDVLGDDAGSHVVVPLPSVAAEQRAVAAARRGGVLLDGLARYHIGRQRTFGVPLGYSAVPQADLHTAIRIAGEVLAQC comes from the coding sequence GTGACCGTTCCGGAGGACCTGCCGCTCGCCCTCGATCGCGGCGCGGCCCGCCCGCTGGCCGTCCAGATCGCCCACGGCCTGCGGTCCGCGGCGATCGAGGGCCGGCTGCGCGGCGGTGATCGGCTGCCGTCCTCGCGGGCGCTGGCGAACCGGCTCGGAGTCAGCCGCACCGTGGTGGTCGCGGCCTTCGATCAGCTGCATGCCGAAGGGTGGCTGACCGGCCGCCGCGGTTCGGGCACCTATCTCACCGCCTCCCCCGCTCCGGTGACGGAACATCGCACCGCAGCGGCGGCCGACGAATTCGACACCGCCCGATACGATCTCGCATCCGGGGCGCCCTGCACGGAGGCGATCGACCGGGCCGCGTGGCGCCGCGCTTGGCGGGCGGCATCGGATCGAATCCCGCTGGTGCGCAAGGACAGACGAGGCGATCCGGAGTACCGGGCTGCGGTCGCCGAGCATCTGCTGCGGCATCGCGGCCTCGCCACCACCGAGGACGCCGTGGTGCTGGCGACCGCGGGCACCAGCACCGCCGTGGGCGAACTCGCCGGTGCGCTGCTGCGTCCCGGCGATACCGTGGCCATGGAGGATCCCGGCTATCAGCGCGCGGTCGGCGCCTTCCGAGCGGCCGGGATGCGGGTGCTGCCGGTACCGGTGGATGCCGAAGGGCTGCGCGTCGATCTGATCGAACCCGGCGTCAAGGCCGTGTATTGCACTCCCGCGCACCAGTTTCCGCTCGGGGCGCGGATGCCGGCGGGGCGGCGCGTGGAGCTGGTCGAATTCGCCCGCCGCACCGGTGCTCTCGTCATCGAGGACGACTACGATGGTGAACTGCGCTACGACACGGCGCCGCTGCCCCTGCTGGCGACGCTGGCGCCGGATGTGGTGGTACACCTGGGCACCACATCGAAGATCTTTACCCCGGCGCTGGGGGTGGGCTGGCTCGTCGCGGTGCCGTGGATCGCGAAAGCCGTAGTGGCGCATCGTGAATACACCGGAACCGGACCCGCCCCGGTCGGCCAGTCGGTCGTCGCCGAACTGGCCCGTCACGGCGACCTGGCCCGCCACCTACGCCGGCTGCGCCGCGCGATGCCGCCACGCCGGGCCATCGTCGTCGACGAGTTGCGTGGCCGCGGACTGGACGTACTCGGCGACGATGCCGGATCCCATGTGGTGGTGCCGCTTCCGTCGGTAGCCGCCGAGCAGCGGGCGGTCGCGGCCGCGAGACGAGGCGGTGTCCTGCTCGACGGACTGGCCCGCTACCACATCGGCCGACAGCGGACTTTCGGTGTGCCCCTGGGATATTCGGCCGTACCACAGGCCGATCTGCATACCGCGATCCGGATCGCCGGAGAGGTCCTGGCGCAATGCTGA
- a CDS encoding pyridoxamine 5'-phosphate oxidase family protein, translating to MTESDVVRTPLSPTPRSTVTRQRARATTERDALDAILDAGLICHLGVLLDGAPVVLPTTYGRDGNLLYLHGSTGAGNLRAALTGPVSVAVTHLDGIVYARSAMHFSMNYRSAVVHGHPVELTDSDERLHALRTIVDHVAPGSWDHARPPTKKEMAATVVLALDLTEASVKTRTGDPVDDTDDLASDTWAGVLPLRNIFENPIPSADLAVSIDIPEHVLARVSGTPVSAG from the coding sequence ATGACCGAGTCAGATGTTGTCCGGACCCCGCTCTCACCGACACCACGCAGCACCGTCACCCGTCAGCGCGCCCGCGCCACCACCGAGCGCGACGCCCTGGACGCCATCCTCGACGCCGGCCTGATCTGTCACCTCGGCGTCCTGCTCGACGGCGCGCCGGTGGTGCTCCCGACCACCTACGGCCGCGACGGCAACCTCCTCTACCTGCACGGATCCACCGGCGCCGGCAACCTGCGGGCCGCCCTCACCGGCCCGGTCTCGGTAGCCGTGACACACCTCGACGGCATCGTGTACGCCCGCTCGGCCATGCATTTCTCGATGAACTACCGCTCGGCGGTGGTACACGGCCACCCGGTCGAACTCACCGACTCCGACGAGCGCCTGCACGCCCTCCGCACCATCGTCGACCACGTCGCCCCCGGCTCATGGGACCACGCCCGCCCACCGACGAAGAAGGAAATGGCCGCCACCGTCGTCCTCGCCCTCGACCTCACCGAGGCCTCGGTGAAGACCCGCACCGGCGACCCGGTCGACGACACCGACGACCTCGCCTCCGACACCTGGGCCGGCGTCCTCCCCCTCCGCAACATATTCGAAAACCCCATCCCCTCAGCTGATCTCGCCGTAAGTATCGACATCCCGGAGCATGTCCTCGCCCGCGTGTCAGGCACCCCGGTAAGCGCCGGGTAG
- a CDS encoding type II toxin-antitoxin system PemK/MazF family toxin, which produces MRPIHSARLDKVRPVLVLTRETIRPHLNHVTVAAITSTIRGLSTEVTVGRRNGLSHDSVVNCDLVYTIPVAELGAQIGWFHPELEQDLSEALRLAFDLK; this is translated from the coding sequence ATGCGACCCATCCACAGTGCCCGCCTGGACAAGGTGCGGCCGGTGCTGGTTCTCACCCGCGAGACGATCCGGCCGCACCTGAATCACGTCACGGTCGCCGCGATCACTTCAACGATCCGTGGCCTGTCCACAGAGGTAACTGTGGGCCGTCGCAATGGCCTGTCACACGACTCGGTGGTCAACTGCGACCTGGTATACACGATCCCCGTCGCCGAGCTCGGCGCACAGATCGGGTGGTTCCACCCCGAACTGGAACAAGATCTCAGCGAGGCGCTACGGCTGGCGTTCGATCTGAAATAG
- a CDS encoding crotonase/enoyl-CoA hydratase family protein, producing the protein MHEPVRIERRGPVFTVILDRPQARNAVDGPTARALADAFREFDADAGAAVAVLWGAGGTFCAGADLKSFGTERSNRADADGDGPMGPTRMRLSKPVVAAVSGYAVAGGLELALWADLRIAEQDSTFGVFCRRWGVPLIDGGTVRLPRLVGEGRAMDMILTGRAVGAAEALQMGLVNRVVPPGESRSAAEQLAAELAALPQTCLRSDRMSALEQGGLDEDEAIRNEFRHGWGALADAEGALSGAQRFAAGAGRHGTPG; encoded by the coding sequence GTGCACGAACCCGTGCGAATCGAACGCCGTGGCCCGGTGTTCACCGTGATCCTGGATCGCCCGCAGGCGCGCAACGCCGTCGACGGCCCGACGGCCCGGGCACTCGCCGACGCGTTCCGGGAGTTCGACGCCGATGCCGGGGCCGCGGTGGCGGTGCTGTGGGGTGCGGGCGGAACCTTCTGTGCCGGTGCAGATCTGAAGTCGTTCGGCACCGAACGCTCCAACCGGGCCGACGCGGACGGCGACGGGCCGATGGGCCCGACCCGGATGCGGTTGTCCAAGCCGGTCGTCGCGGCGGTGTCCGGATACGCGGTGGCCGGCGGGCTGGAGCTCGCCCTGTGGGCCGATCTTCGAATTGCCGAGCAGGACAGCACCTTCGGAGTGTTCTGCCGACGGTGGGGTGTGCCGCTCATCGACGGCGGCACGGTGCGGCTGCCGCGCCTCGTCGGCGAGGGGCGGGCCATGGACATGATTCTCACCGGCCGGGCGGTCGGCGCCGCGGAGGCCTTGCAGATGGGACTGGTGAACCGGGTCGTCCCACCGGGCGAATCCCGCAGCGCCGCCGAACAACTCGCCGCCGAACTGGCCGCGCTCCCGCAGACCTGCCTGCGCTCGGACCGCATGTCCGCGCTGGAGCAGGGCGGACTCGACGAGGACGAGGCCATTCGCAACGAGTTCCGGCACGGCTGGGGCGCGCTGGCCGATGCCGAGGGCGCGCTGTCCGGGGCGCAACGGTTCGCCGCCGGCGCCGGCCGGCACGGGACGCCGGGCTGA
- a CDS encoding TetR/AcrR family transcriptional regulator, with product MPYRRTPAVQARLDAQAAAIVHAAARVLSARGFSGLSMAAVAAEAGVATGTVYKNFLGKSELVTAVFRDVVGREVAAVAAAGAEGSAVERVSAAVETFAGRALKNPKLAYVLLAEPVDAAVDAERLRFRRAFAETFEAAVAEGVANGQLPAQNPRISATALVGAIGEVLVGPLAEAPQSESVVPELVTFALRALGLPE from the coding sequence GTGCCCTACCGCAGAACCCCCGCCGTGCAGGCGCGCCTCGATGCGCAGGCGGCCGCGATCGTGCACGCCGCGGCCCGGGTGCTGTCCGCGCGCGGCTTCTCGGGTCTGTCGATGGCGGCGGTCGCGGCCGAGGCGGGCGTGGCCACCGGAACCGTGTACAAGAACTTCCTCGGGAAATCGGAATTGGTCACCGCGGTATTCCGCGATGTCGTCGGCCGGGAGGTGGCCGCGGTGGCGGCCGCGGGCGCCGAGGGCAGCGCGGTCGAGCGGGTCAGCGCCGCGGTGGAGACGTTCGCGGGCCGCGCGCTGAAGAATCCGAAGCTGGCCTACGTGCTGCTGGCCGAGCCGGTCGACGCGGCCGTCGACGCCGAACGCCTGCGGTTTCGCCGCGCCTTCGCCGAGACCTTCGAGGCCGCGGTCGCCGAGGGCGTCGCGAACGGCCAACTGCCGGCGCAGAATCCGCGCATCAGCGCCACCGCCCTGGTCGGCGCCATCGGCGAAGTCCTGGTCGGCCCGCTGGCCGAGGCGCCGCAGAGCGAATCCGTGGTGCCCGAACTCGTCACCTTCGCCCTACGCGCCTTGGGGCTGCCCGAATAG
- a CDS encoding acyl-CoA dehydrogenase family protein — protein sequence MPTHEVFNQVPDLVPFDFSHNPALLEGLHREHAGWAEADVRELGALAGGREAQDWGRLANDNPPVLHTHDRYGHRVDEVEFHPYWHELMKVAVAHGLHGTPWLDERPGAHAARAAKFYTWGMADAGHMCPISMTYAAIPALRHNPELAARYEPLLGSRTYDFGLREPSGKAGLIAGMSMTEKQGGSDVRANTTTATPQSDGSYRIVGHKWFTSAPMSDLFLTLAQAPGGLSCFLLPRVLPDGTRNSLRLQRLKDKLGNKSNASSEIEYENAVGWLVGAEGAGVKTIIEMVNMTRLDCVIGSATGMRAGVVHAVHHARHRDVFGAKLIDQPAMRNVLADLVIESDAATTVMMRLAGATDRAADDPAEAALRRIALAVTKYWVCKRAPVHAAEALECLGGNGYVEESGMPRLYREAPLMSIWEGSGNVAALDALRAMGRQPESVEAYFAEVSLARGGNHYLDDAIDRIGKELTDLSDIEYRARRVVELMALVLQGAQLVRHGHAAVADAFCATRFGGDWGIAFGTLPTGADTAAILERAHV from the coding sequence ATGCCCACTCACGAGGTGTTCAACCAGGTTCCCGACCTCGTCCCGTTCGATTTCTCGCACAACCCGGCACTGCTCGAGGGCCTGCACCGGGAGCACGCGGGCTGGGCGGAGGCCGACGTGCGGGAATTGGGCGCCCTCGCGGGCGGTCGCGAGGCGCAGGACTGGGGGCGGCTGGCCAACGACAACCCGCCGGTCCTGCACACCCACGACCGCTACGGCCACCGCGTCGACGAGGTGGAGTTCCACCCGTACTGGCATGAACTCATGAAAGTCGCTGTGGCACACGGGCTGCACGGCACGCCGTGGCTCGACGAGCGGCCCGGGGCGCATGCCGCCCGCGCGGCGAAGTTCTACACCTGGGGTATGGCCGATGCCGGGCACATGTGCCCGATCTCCATGACCTACGCGGCGATTCCCGCGCTTCGCCACAATCCAGAGCTGGCCGCGCGCTACGAGCCGCTCCTCGGTTCCCGCACTTACGATTTCGGCTTGCGCGAGCCGTCCGGCAAGGCCGGGCTGATCGCCGGCATGTCGATGACCGAGAAGCAGGGCGGTTCCGACGTGCGTGCCAATACCACCACGGCCACACCGCAATCCGACGGCAGCTATCGCATCGTCGGCCACAAGTGGTTCACCTCGGCGCCGATGTCGGACCTGTTCCTCACCCTGGCGCAGGCGCCCGGCGGCCTGTCCTGCTTCCTGCTGCCGCGCGTGCTGCCGGACGGCACCCGCAATTCCCTTCGGCTGCAACGGCTCAAGGACAAGCTGGGCAACAAGTCCAATGCCTCCTCCGAGATCGAATACGAGAATGCGGTCGGCTGGCTGGTAGGCGCGGAGGGCGCCGGCGTGAAGACCATCATCGAGATGGTCAATATGACCAGGCTGGACTGCGTGATCGGGTCGGCCACCGGGATGCGGGCGGGTGTCGTGCATGCCGTACACCATGCCCGCCATCGAGATGTTTTCGGCGCCAAGCTGATCGACCAGCCCGCCATGCGCAATGTGCTTGCCGACCTGGTCATCGAATCCGACGCCGCGACAACGGTGATGATGCGCTTGGCCGGTGCCACCGACCGCGCGGCCGACGATCCCGCCGAGGCGGCGCTGCGCCGGATCGCGTTGGCGGTCACCAAGTACTGGGTTTGCAAGCGGGCGCCGGTGCACGCGGCCGAGGCGCTGGAATGCCTGGGCGGCAACGGATATGTCGAGGAATCCGGAATGCCCAGGCTCTACCGCGAGGCGCCGCTGATGTCGATCTGGGAGGGTTCGGGCAATGTCGCCGCGCTGGATGCGTTGCGCGCCATGGGCCGTCAGCCGGAATCGGTCGAGGCGTACTTCGCGGAGGTGTCGCTGGCCCGCGGCGGCAACCATTACCTGGACGACGCGATCGACCGGATCGGCAAGGAGCTCACCGACCTGTCCGACATCGAGTACCGCGCGCGCCGCGTCGTCGAGCTGATGGCCCTGGTGCTGCAGGGTGCCCAGCTGGTCCGGCACGGCCACGCGGCGGTGGCGGACGCGTTCTGCGCCACCAGATTCGGCGGTGACTGGGGAATCGCCTTCGGTACCCTCCCCACCGGCGCCGATACCGCGGCAATCCTCGAGCGCGCCCACGTGTAG
- a CDS encoding heme-binding protein, with protein MSTIFRAAVPQPASTSELGPLENLPGTWMGTGFSLAELPDHEGGSPFFLRLNATQETLTFTEIGAPILNRGNLQDDIVFRGVHYLQQIADAQTGEALHVENGMWLYVPATSVPPSGPTLVRMADIPHGDSFMAQGAPVADVPGAPEIPPLDSTPNGSVFGDGYFPPPGTELPPGIPDEALRDPAVLLRRALKEQTVLNTTTLDVRTGPDDVRNIGFVVENANATSVRAALWIETVRRPDGTETLQLQYSQHSILRFPAGPRPDPAKQIDWPHIQVATLIKQ; from the coding sequence ATGTCCACGATCTTTCGCGCCGCCGTGCCACAGCCCGCGTCGACCAGCGAGCTGGGACCGCTGGAGAATCTGCCCGGAACCTGGATGGGGACCGGATTCAGCCTGGCCGAACTGCCCGACCACGAAGGTGGTTCGCCATTCTTTCTGCGGCTCAACGCCACTCAGGAGACACTGACCTTCACCGAGATCGGCGCACCGATCCTGAACCGGGGAAATCTCCAGGACGACATCGTCTTTCGCGGTGTGCACTACTTGCAGCAGATCGCCGACGCGCAGACCGGCGAGGCGCTACACGTGGAGAACGGTATGTGGCTGTACGTTCCGGCCACGTCGGTGCCGCCGTCCGGGCCGACCCTGGTCCGGATGGCCGACATCCCGCACGGCGACTCGTTCATGGCGCAGGGCGCACCCGTGGCGGATGTGCCCGGCGCACCGGAGATTCCGCCGCTGGATTCCACGCCGAACGGGTCGGTGTTCGGTGACGGGTACTTCCCGCCGCCTGGAACCGAGCTTCCGCCGGGAATTCCGGACGAGGCGCTGCGCGACCCCGCCGTGCTGCTGCGCCGGGCGCTGAAGGAACAGACGGTGCTCAACACCACCACGCTGGACGTGCGGACCGGCCCCGACGACGTCCGCAATATCGGCTTCGTCGTCGAGAACGCGAACGCGACGTCGGTGCGGGCCGCCCTGTGGATCGAGACCGTGCGGCGACCGGACGGCACCGAAACCCTGCAACTGCAGTACAGCCAGCATTCGATTCTGCGGTTCCCGGCGGGGCCCCGGCCCGATCCGGCGAAGCAGATCGACTGGCCGCACATTCAGGTCGCCACCTTGATCAAGCAGTAG
- a CDS encoding DUF1731 domain-containing protein — MARTTEYTQFVALSAERLWAVLADPRRWPEWNPAVASVTLHGPPGAGVTGDYLPSGMASRVHGRLAKPFVLSAFEPNRRLVIEQPEPAGNLTVDWTLAPRDGGCDLTQRVCLTGATAPIFWRIVGARLQAGARVGFARLARLAGIVPDEAALNVVIAGGSGSLGRTIAADLTCRGHRVTILTRRSNPAVPFTQVEWDGRSVGDWVGALRNPGPTVLINLAGKLVDCPPTTRNIDELRSSRVDPTAALVAASKTLDRPITSWIQASTTAIWSDAGETHCTETTSLPVGLPQMTGVAEPWERAFAGAVADHRIVLRTSIVLDPEAPALQRLTGLTRMGLGGRIGRGDQWFSWIHVEDWLALVRAGLGLDPEVTLPDGILVAATDFPVRNRDLMRVLRRRLRRPPALPTPIPVLKLGAALLRTDPALGYTGRHATSEVLPHTGFRFRYPSLDEALADLLPD, encoded by the coding sequence ATGGCTCGTACAACGGAGTACACCCAGTTCGTCGCGCTGTCGGCGGAGCGGCTGTGGGCCGTGCTGGCCGACCCGCGGCGTTGGCCGGAATGGAACCCAGCCGTCGCCTCCGTGACGCTGCACGGCCCGCCCGGAGCAGGCGTCACCGGTGATTACCTGCCGAGCGGAATGGCATCCCGGGTGCACGGCCGCCTGGCGAAACCGTTCGTCCTCTCGGCGTTCGAACCGAACCGCAGGTTGGTCATCGAGCAACCCGAGCCCGCCGGAAACCTCACGGTCGACTGGACGCTGGCCCCGCGCGACGGCGGTTGCGATCTCACCCAGCGAGTGTGCCTGACCGGCGCCACGGCGCCGATCTTCTGGCGGATCGTGGGGGCCCGCTTGCAGGCCGGGGCGCGCGTGGGGTTCGCCCGGCTCGCGCGGCTGGCCGGAATCGTACCCGACGAGGCCGCGCTGAATGTCGTAATCGCCGGTGGCAGTGGGTCTTTGGGGCGCACTATCGCCGCGGATCTGACCTGTCGCGGCCACCGCGTCACCATCCTGACCCGGCGATCGAATCCGGCCGTGCCGTTCACTCAGGTCGAATGGGACGGCCGCAGCGTCGGGGATTGGGTGGGTGCGCTGCGGAATCCGGGCCCGACCGTCCTGATCAACCTGGCCGGCAAACTCGTCGACTGCCCGCCGACCACCCGCAATATCGACGAATTGCGCAGCAGCCGTGTCGATCCCACCGCCGCCCTGGTGGCTGCCTCGAAGACGCTGGATCGCCCGATCACCTCCTGGATCCAGGCGAGTACCACCGCCATCTGGTCCGACGCCGGCGAGACCCACTGCACGGAAACGACGTCGCTGCCCGTGGGCCTGCCGCAGATGACCGGTGTCGCCGAGCCGTGGGAGCGGGCCTTCGCGGGCGCCGTTGCCGATCACCGGATCGTGCTGCGCACCTCGATCGTCCTGGATCCGGAGGCGCCCGCGCTACAGCGCCTGACCGGGCTCACGCGCATGGGCCTGGGCGGCCGCATCGGCCGGGGCGACCAGTGGTTCAGCTGGATTCACGTCGAGGACTGGCTGGCCCTCGTCCGCGCCGGACTGGGCCTCGACCCGGAAGTCACACTGCCCGACGGAATCCTCGTAGCGGCAACGGATTTCCCGGTGCGTAACCGCGACCTGATGCGGGTCCTGCGGCGCCGGCTGCGGCGCCCGCCCGCGCTACCCACGCCGATTCCGGTCCTGAAGCTGGGTGCGGCGCTGCTGCGCACCGATCCCGCCCTCGGCTACACCGGACGCCACGCTACCTCGGAAGTTCTGCCGCACACCGGATTCCGATTCCGTTATCCGTCGCTCGATGAGGCGCTGGCCGATCTGCTGCCGGACTGA